The DNA region CGGATGGCCAAGGCCGTGTTGCAGCTTACGAAATCATGCGTAATACCAAGGCGATTTCCAATCTTATCCGTGAAGGTAAGATCCATCAGGTTGCCTCTGCAATGCAAACAGGCTCAAGTCAGGGTATGATTTTGTTTGAAAAGTACATCGAGGACCTGGTTCGCAAAGGAAAAGTTTCTGCAGCAGATGCCAAAACGTTCTTGGGCACAACAGGCAGCACTGACACAGCTATCAACGCTATGGGCGGCGCCACAAAAACCAAAGTCGGCTAACAAAAACAATAAACTTTCAGTTACAGTTCAAGTGCCTTTGGTAAAACCAAGGGCACTTCTCTTTTTATAAGTCGGCATTGCCCTATTACAGAAGGTAAGGTACCTTTTCTTTTTGAACCCTAAGAGGTGCCTTGTGCAATTGAATAAATACATTGATCACACGCTTTTAAAACCTGAAGCGCAATCCGCGCAAATTGAAAAACTCTGCCAGGAAGCCCGTGAACATGGCTTCTTCAGTGTTTGCATAAACACTTCCTATGTAAAACAGTGCGCAGAGCTACTGAGCGGCTCCGATGTAAAAGTATGCTGTGTTGTTGGATTCCCATTGGGCGCCATGGACACCATCAGCAAAGCTTTTGAAACCAGCACTGCCATTAAAAATGGCGCGCAGGAGATCGACATGGTCGTACAAATCGGCGCACTGAAAGATCGCCGTCTTGACTATGTTCGCGACGACATTAAAGCCGTGGTGCAGGCAGCAGCAGGCAAAAAAGTAAAAGTTATTATTGAAACATCGTTGATCAGCGACGAAGAAAAAGTCCTGGCATGTAAAGCAGCCCTTGAAGCCGGAGCTCACTTCGTAAAAACCAGCACTGGCTTTGCCGGTGGCGGCGCTACAGTTGACGATGTGAAACTAATGAAATCCATCGTGGGCGACAAAATGGAAGTCAAAGCTTCCGGTGGTGTTAAAAATGCAGAGCAAGCAATGGCCATGATTCAAGCTGGCGCTACCCGCTTGGGTACCAGTTCCGGCGTTGCTTTGGTTCAGGGTCAACAGTCTCAAGGAGGCTACTAATGTCTTTCCTTCCAGCAGAAATTATTAAAAAGAAACGTAACGGCGGTGAACTGACTGCCGATGAAATTGAAGAGTTCATTCTGGGTTATGCCCGTGGCTCAATTCCTGACTACCAAATGTCAGCGTTGTTGATGGCCATCTTTTTTAAAGGGATGAGCAAAGAAGAGACTTTGGGTCTGACAAAGGCGATGCTTCACTCCGGTGAGGTTGTAGATTTTTCCTCTGTTAAGGGATTCAAAGTCGACAAGCACTCCACGGGTGGAGTTGGCGACAAAACCAGTTTGATTCTAGGTCCTATCGTAGCTGCCGCTGGCGCGCCAGTGCCGATGATTTCCGGTCGCGGCCTGGGTCACACCGGTGGAACTTTGGATAAGCTTGAAGCCATTCCTGGCTTCAACACTCAAAAGCCATTGGATGAGTTTATTGAGCTGGTTCGCAAAAACAATATTTGCTTCATTGGTCAGACTAAAGAAATCTGCCCGGCAGATAAAAAGATCTACGCACTTCGTGATGTCACCGCGACTGTAGAAAGTTTGCCGCTTATTTGCGCCTCGATCATGTCCAAAAAACTGGCTGAAGGCATCGATGGT from Bdellovibrio sp. GT3 includes:
- the deoC gene encoding deoxyribose-phosphate aldolase, whose translation is MQLNKYIDHTLLKPEAQSAQIEKLCQEAREHGFFSVCINTSYVKQCAELLSGSDVKVCCVVGFPLGAMDTISKAFETSTAIKNGAQEIDMVVQIGALKDRRLDYVRDDIKAVVQAAAGKKVKVIIETSLISDEEKVLACKAALEAGAHFVKTSTGFAGGGATVDDVKLMKSIVGDKMEVKASGGVKNAEQAMAMIQAGATRLGTSSGVALVQGQQSQGGY